Part of the Deltaproteobacteria bacterium genome is shown below.
TCGCCGCCCTTCCTGCCGGACCCCGTTCTTGTCCCGGACCGCCTTGCATCAGGCGGCGGGCTAGGATTGAAGGACCTTTACCGGACCATCTGGCGCGGCTCCTTTCCCGCCTTGGCCCTAAACCCCGGCATGGACCGTGACCTTTTTTACTCCTCCTACGTGGAAACCTACCTGAAGCGGGACGTGCGCGACCTTGCAAGGGTGGGGGACGAGGCGGCCTTCACGCGGTTTCTGCGGGCCTGCGCCGCCCGCACCGCCGGTTTGCTGAACATGGCGGAGCTTGCCAGGGACGCGGACATCGCGCCCAACACCGCCAAAAGCTGGCTGTCCATACTGGAAGCATCGGGAATCGTTTACCTTTTGGAGCCCTTCCACGCCAACGTCACAAAAAGGCTCATAAAGACCCCCAAGCTGTACTTTCTGGATACCGGGCTTTGCGCGTGGCTTACCGGATGGTCCAGCCCTGAAACCCTGGAGGCCGGGGCTCAGGGCGGCCAGATTCTTGAAACCTGGATTTTTGCGGAGCTTTTAAAAAGCTTTTGGCACAACGGAAAAACCGCGCCCTTTTTCTTTTTCCGGGACAGGGAGCAAAACGAGATCGACCTATTAATTGTGCAGGACGGAACCGCATATCCGCTTGAATTCAAGAAAAGCGCCGCGCCCAAAAAGGAGGACGCCAAGGCTTTTCCGGCCCTGTCCAAGCTAAAAATCCCCGTCGGCCCCGGAGGAGTCATCTGCCTCTACCCGGATTTCCTGCCTTTGAGCGATGGAGTGTTTTCAATCCCCGTTGGGGCGGTGTGAGAAGACAGCGGCAGTGGGCAGTCGCAACCGTAGGTTGGGCTGAGGAACGAAGCCCAACAATTGATCCGGCAAGGCGTGTACCTTCTGCCTGCCGCGCTGCCTGTCGGTGTGGAATAAAAGTTGAACCAATCTTAGGTTGGACCAAAAAAATATGGAATGAAATCAATTTGTTGGGCTTCATTCCTCAGCCCAACCTACGAGACCGCCAGCCTTAGACAACAGTGGCACCAATTCGATCTCTCAATCGCGCTATAAAAACTTCAAGTTTATGCTCATCCACCGTATCATCATCATTAGCTTCCCATTCGATGCGG
Proteins encoded:
- a CDS encoding ATP-binding protein encodes the protein MYRQRTIEGYFRRASEQFPVMLVTGARQVGKTTFLSRISEEGRRYVTLDDPLLLNLAKTDPGLFLSRFSPPVIIDEIQYAPELLPFIKMEVDRTGLPGLFWLTGSQHFHLMKGVSESLAGRVGIVRLLGLSRREAENAGYDSPPFLPDPVLVPDRLASGGGLGLKDLYRTIWRGSFPALALNPGMDRDLFYSSYVETYLKRDVRDLARVGDEAAFTRFLRACAARTAGLLNMAELARDADIAPNTAKSWLSILEASGIVYLLEPFHANVTKRLIKTPKLYFLDTGLCAWLTGWSSPETLEAGAQGGQILETWIFAELLKSFWHNGKTAPFFFFRDREQNEIDLLIVQDGTAYPLEFKKSAAPKKEDAKAFPALSKLKIPVGPGGVICLYPDFLPLSDGVFSIPVGAV